A portion of the Clostridium gelidum genome contains these proteins:
- a CDS encoding LytS/YhcK type 5TM receptor domain-containing protein has protein sequence MLMINMLERMSLIIIFTYIILQTNIMKYLVKDEYNKKDKIIMIVLFSTLSILGTYFGIYITDQSIANNRPIGAIVAGYLGGPVIGLIVGGISGVHRYTLGGFTALACALSTVAEGIIGGYFRILFKKRGLNPIIAGLAAVVAEITQMIIILIFTKDINAAIDLEKTIALSMISINSIGVFLIVMVIGSSKRLVDGQVNLVKLKEENKIAELKALKAQIEPHFLFNSLNVIGAYCRTDGEKAKDLILNLSNYFRATLEIEGDFSTLEKELTLIKAYVAIEQARFSDRLQVEFLIDDNLLGVKFPILILQPIVENSIKHGILKKIDGGIVTISVRDNEDEVHVEISDNGVGFENADESISTGIGLKNVNNRLKLLYGERYALNIVSSNSGSSVSFCVKNN, from the coding sequence ATGTTAATGATAAATATGCTAGAAAGAATGTCACTTATAATAATATTTACATATATAATATTACAAACTAATATTATGAAATATTTAGTAAAGGATGAATATAACAAGAAAGACAAAATAATAATGATTGTGTTATTTTCAACGCTTTCTATTTTGGGGACTTATTTTGGAATCTACATAACAGACCAATCAATAGCTAATAATAGACCAATTGGAGCAATAGTAGCAGGATACTTAGGTGGACCTGTTATTGGATTAATAGTTGGAGGTATAAGTGGAGTACATAGATATACATTAGGGGGATTTACAGCCTTAGCTTGCGCCTTATCAACAGTTGCAGAAGGCATAATAGGAGGGTATTTTAGAATATTATTTAAGAAAAGAGGTTTAAATCCAATAATTGCAGGACTCGCAGCAGTAGTAGCAGAAATAACTCAAATGATCATTATTTTAATATTCACAAAAGATATAAATGCTGCAATAGACCTTGAAAAAACAATAGCATTATCTATGATAAGTATAAATTCCATAGGGGTATTTTTAATAGTTATGGTAATTGGAAGTTCAAAGAGGCTAGTTGATGGACAAGTTAATTTGGTTAAATTAAAGGAAGAAAATAAAATAGCAGAATTAAAAGCGCTAAAAGCGCAAATAGAACCACATTTCTTATTTAATTCCCTTAACGTTATAGGTGCATATTGCAGAACAGATGGAGAAAAGGCAAAAGATCTCATATTAAATCTTTCCAATTATTTTAGAGCAACATTAGAAATAGAAGGAGATTTTTCTACATTAGAAAAAGAATTAACACTTATAAAAGCATATGTGGCAATTGAACAAGCTAGATTTTCCGATAGATTACAAGTTGAATTTTTAATAGATGATAATTTGCTAGGTGTAAAGTTTCCAATACTTATACTTCAACCAATTGTTGAAAATTCAATTAAACATGGTATATTAAAAAAAATTGATGGCGGAATAGTAACAATTTCAGTAAGAGACAATGAAGATGAAGTTCATGTTGAAATTAGTGATAATGGAGTAGGATTTGAAAATGCAGATGAATCCATATCTACGGGAATTGGACTTAAAAATGTTAATAATAGACTTAAATTACTATATGGGGAAAGGTATGCTTTAAATATAGTGAGTTCGAATAGTGGAAGTAGTGTTAGCTTTTGTGTAAAAAATAATTAA
- the mgtE gene encoding magnesium transporter: MKINMNKEELRKFLLHAPQGSIHKYMENIHPVDILDILRENPEDSFDILNRLPEKTIATIIDEAEDKEKYEILIKFEDNKQKNIVEEMSSDELADLLGILDEEESNKLLSKMTARDARNVRQLLSYAPDTAAGIMASEFISVRENMTIKETLKYLQQNKDDSENIYDLYVIDTFDRLKGSISLKDIVVNDFDTKISSIINTEVSTIPFDMDQEQVGNKFVKYGFLSMPVVDNSNRLLGIITVDDAMQIIRDEGTEDINRLGGVAAEEKINGTLRDSVKYRLPWLLINLLTAIFASAIVGMFEVTIEKVVSLATFMSIVSGMGGNAGTQTLTIIVRGLALGEISYKNIKRVLVKEFCIGIITGTVIGTVIAILGFIWERNIAFGIIIGVAMILNMIVATVTGFVVPIVLKRLKIDPALASSIFVTTFTDVLGFFFFLGLATIFIQYLV, encoded by the coding sequence ATGAAAATAAATATGAATAAAGAAGAACTAAGAAAATTTTTACTCCATGCTCCACAAGGAAGCATTCATAAGTATATGGAAAATATTCATCCAGTCGATATTCTTGATATATTACGAGAAAATCCAGAGGATAGCTTCGATATACTAAATAGATTACCAGAAAAAACAATCGCAACCATTATAGATGAGGCAGAAGATAAAGAAAAATATGAAATACTGATTAAGTTTGAAGATAATAAGCAAAAAAATATAGTAGAAGAAATGTCATCAGATGAGTTAGCTGATCTTTTAGGCATACTAGATGAAGAAGAATCAAATAAGTTATTATCAAAAATGACAGCCCGTGATGCGAGAAATGTTCGTCAATTATTAAGTTATGCTCCAGATACTGCAGCTGGTATTATGGCTAGTGAATTTATTTCGGTTAGAGAAAATATGACGATTAAAGAGACATTGAAATATTTGCAACAAAATAAAGATGATAGTGAAAATATTTATGACCTTTATGTAATAGATACTTTTGATAGATTAAAAGGATCTATTTCTCTAAAAGATATTGTTGTTAATGATTTTGATACAAAGATTTCAAGTATAATTAATACAGAAGTCTCAACCATTCCATTTGATATGGATCAAGAGCAAGTTGGTAATAAATTTGTAAAGTATGGTTTTTTAAGCATGCCTGTAGTAGATAATTCCAATAGATTACTTGGAATTATAACAGTAGATGATGCTATGCAAATTATAAGAGATGAGGGAACAGAGGATATTAATCGTCTTGGTGGTGTTGCTGCTGAAGAAAAGATTAATGGTACGTTGAGAGATTCTGTAAAGTATAGATTGCCTTGGTTACTCATAAATCTTTTAACAGCTATTTTTGCATCAGCTATTGTAGGGATGTTTGAAGTAACTATTGAAAAAGTTGTTTCTCTTGCAACATTTATGTCTATAGTTTCAGGTATGGGTGGAAATGCAGGAACGCAAACATTAACTATAATTGTAAGAGGATTGGCACTAGGGGAAATAAGTTATAAAAATATTAAACGTGTATTAGTAAAGGAATTTTGTATTGGAATAATTACAGGAACAGTTATTGGTACAGTAATAGCAATATTAGGATTCATTTGGGAGAGGAATATTGCATTTGGAATAATAATTGGAGTTGCAATGATTTTGAATATGATAGTTGCAACTGTTACAGGATTTGTTGTTCCTATAGTTCTTAAAAGATTAAAGATTGATCCAGCATTAGCATCATCAATATTCGTAACAACATTTACTGATGTTTTAGGATTTTTCTTTTTCCTAGGACTCGCTACAATCTTTATTCAATATTTGGTATAA
- a CDS encoding carbohydrate ABC transporter permease: MTNEKSLLGKLRTYLIYAGPGTFAFFTVMIIPFLYGIYLTFTNWNGISDAHDFIGFQNYSEVFKDGVFWTSLWLTLKYAIAAVVLMNVIAFLLAYVLTTGMKGQNFYRAGFFTPNLIGGIILGFIWQFVFSNILVYLGNNFNIPIFSSSWLADPDKALWTLIIVTVWQYSGYLMIIYVAGFMNVPKDILEAASIDGANGFRKMISVTLPMMIPSFTVCLFLSLQRSFMVYDVNLSLTKGGPYQSTEMISMHVYNKAFLSQQYGVGQAEAFVLFLIVAGISLFQVYTTKKMEVEA, encoded by the coding sequence ATGACAAACGAAAAGAGTCTTTTAGGCAAATTAAGAACTTATCTTATATACGCAGGACCAGGTACATTTGCATTTTTTACAGTTATGATAATACCATTTCTATATGGTATTTATTTAACTTTTACAAATTGGAATGGTATATCAGATGCTCATGATTTTATTGGATTTCAAAATTATAGTGAGGTATTTAAAGATGGAGTGTTTTGGACTTCATTATGGTTAACGTTAAAGTATGCAATTGCAGCTGTAGTACTTATGAATGTAATAGCATTTTTACTAGCATATGTATTAACAACTGGAATGAAAGGTCAAAATTTCTATAGAGCAGGATTCTTTACACCAAATCTTATTGGTGGAATTATACTTGGATTTATTTGGCAATTTGTATTTTCAAATATATTAGTTTATTTAGGTAATAATTTTAATATTCCAATTTTTTCAAGTTCATGGCTTGCAGATCCTGATAAGGCACTTTGGACTTTAATTATTGTAACAGTTTGGCAATATTCAGGATATCTAATGATTATATATGTAGCAGGTTTTATGAATGTTCCTAAAGATATATTAGAAGCAGCGAGTATAGATGGAGCAAATGGTTTTAGAAAAATGATAAGTGTAACACTTCCTATGATGATTCCATCATTCACAGTTTGCTTATTTTTAAGCTTACAAAGAAGCTTCATGGTTTATGATGTAAATCTTTCTCTTACTAAGGGTGGACCTTATCAAAGTACTGAAATGATATCAATGCATGTTTATAATAAGGCATTCTTATCACAACAATATGGTGTTGGACAGGCAGAAGCATTTGTTTTATTTTTAATTGTTGCTGGAATATCATTATTTCAAGTATATACAACTAAGAAGATGGAGGTGGAAGCATAA
- a CDS encoding LytR/AlgR family response regulator transcription factor, with protein MKSLDEIKVVIVEDEKISSDELKYIISKDNRFKVVGQAYDGISAAILIENEAPEVVLIDINIPGKNGIELAEEIKSILPDTILIFLTAYDSYAIKAFELKIYDYILKPYDEKRIAESLNCVVSTIISRNENQITDILYKLDNKQTVKKIPCENNGRIILIDINKISFCYSEGEKNYVKTEKDIYCTTKTLQELSEKTNFCRCHRSYIVNLEKVKEVYSWFNGTYKLIIDDNENNEIPVSRSHVKEVKSVLGL; from the coding sequence TTGAAATCACTAGATGAGATTAAAGTAGTAATAGTTGAGGATGAAAAAATTTCTAGCGATGAATTAAAATACATAATATCAAAGGATAATAGATTTAAAGTTGTAGGACAAGCATATGATGGTATAAGTGCAGCTATATTAATAGAAAATGAGGCGCCAGAAGTTGTCTTAATTGATATTAATATTCCTGGGAAAAATGGTATAGAATTAGCAGAAGAAATAAAAAGTATATTACCAGATACAATTTTAATTTTTCTAACAGCATATGATAGTTATGCAATAAAAGCTTTTGAACTTAAAATTTATGACTATATATTAAAACCATATGATGAGAAGCGAATAGCAGAGTCACTAAATTGTGTAGTTAGTACTATCATTAGCAGAAATGAAAATCAAATTACTGATATATTATATAAATTAGATAACAAACAAACTGTAAAAAAGATTCCATGCGAAAATAATGGTAGAATAATCCTTATTGATATTAATAAAATTTCTTTCTGTTATTCTGAAGGAGAAAAAAATTATGTTAAGACTGAAAAAGATATTTATTGTACAACAAAAACATTACAAGAGTTATCAGAAAAAACAAATTTTTGTAGATGTCATAGAAGTTATATAGTTAATCTTGAAAAAGTTAAAGAAGTTTATTCATGGTTTAATGGAACTTATAAATTAATTATTGATGATAATGAAAATAACGAGATACCGGTAAGTAGATCACATGTTAAGGAAGTTAAGAGTGTTTTAGGATTATAA
- a CDS encoding LacI family DNA-binding transcriptional regulator — translation MPNIKDVASHAGVSVTTVSRTMNNRGYISEATRKKVYESMEILNYHPNEMAKSLYTKKSNLIGLILPDVSMPFYAEETKYIEEALYMNGYKLLLCNASNNSVREKEYIAMLQRNQVDGIIIGSHTLKLEEYMKVKLPIVALDRYLGKDIPVISADHMQGGYLAANELIRCGCKNVLQFVGNSQVKTPANERNFAFSEAMKKNNINCTNIEFPVNFFPFENYLPFITKSLDNNPNIDGIFAVDTIALAVIKELVSRKLKIPDDIKIIGYDGIALGSISTPTLTTIKQPIRDISNSAVSTLLYLISNHNTMIPNDIKLPLMICQGQTT, via the coding sequence TTGCCTAATATAAAAGATGTTGCGAGTCATGCTGGTGTATCAGTGACAACAGTATCTAGAACTATGAATAATAGAGGTTATATTTCTGAAGCTACAAGAAAGAAAGTATATGAATCTATGGAAATTTTAAATTATCATCCAAATGAAATGGCTAAGAGTTTATATACAAAAAAATCTAATTTAATTGGCTTAATATTACCCGATGTTAGTATGCCCTTTTACGCTGAGGAAACAAAATATATAGAAGAAGCATTATATATGAATGGTTATAAGCTTTTATTATGTAATGCAAGCAATAATAGTGTTCGTGAAAAAGAATATATAGCTATGTTACAAAGAAATCAAGTTGATGGGATAATAATCGGTAGTCATACTTTAAAATTAGAAGAGTATATGAAAGTAAAACTCCCAATAGTTGCTTTAGACAGATATCTTGGAAAAGATATCCCCGTTATATCAGCTGATCATATGCAGGGGGGGTACTTAGCTGCCAATGAATTAATACGCTGTGGTTGTAAAAATGTTCTTCAATTCGTAGGAAATAGCCAAGTAAAAACACCTGCTAATGAAAGAAACTTTGCATTTTCTGAAGCAATGAAAAAGAATAATATTAACTGTACGAACATAGAATTTCCAGTAAATTTTTTTCCATTTGAAAATTATCTACCTTTTATAACCAAGTCATTGGATAATAACCCCAATATTGATGGTATTTTTGCTGTTGATACTATTGCACTTGCAGTAATAAAAGAATTGGTATCGCGAAAGCTCAAAATACCTGACGATATAAAAATTATAGGGTATGATGGCATTGCACTAGGTAGTATTTCAACTCCGACTCTTACTACAATTAAACAGCCTATAAGAGACATTTCAAACTCAGCTGTATCAACTCTTTTGTATCTGATTAGCAATCATAATACTATGATACCTAATGATATAAAATTACCTCTAATGATATGTCAAGGCCAAACCACATAA
- a CDS encoding carbohydrate ABC transporter permease — MKNKKLIENIIKYVVISGLLLVYIVPFVFVLINSFKARKDVIANPLGLPSTFKFSNYIDAFQKMNYGHAFFNTLIITVLSVLIIIIFSSMTAYILVRKDWKLNKFIFFAMVLSMIIPFQGIMIPLVSIYGSIGMLNSKWALIYMYLGFGISLAVFMYHGFIKSIPVELEEAAMIDGATRFQTFWQIVFPIMKPITMTITTLDMLWIWNDFLLPSLILIAPNEKTLQLSTYAFNGTYTSDYGLSMSALMLSILPVLIIYLFLQKSIIGGVLQGSIK; from the coding sequence ATGAAGAATAAGAAATTAATAGAAAATATTATAAAGTATGTAGTTATATCAGGTCTTCTACTTGTATATATAGTGCCATTCGTCTTTGTGTTAATAAATTCATTTAAAGCCAGAAAGGATGTAATAGCTAATCCATTAGGATTACCAAGTACTTTCAAATTTTCTAATTACATTGACGCTTTTCAAAAAATGAATTATGGTCATGCATTTTTTAATACACTTATAATAACTGTTTTAAGCGTGCTTATTATAATTATATTTTCTTCAATGACCGCTTATATATTGGTAAGAAAGGATTGGAAATTAAATAAATTCATATTTTTTGCAATGGTTTTATCTATGATTATACCATTCCAAGGAATAATGATACCTTTAGTATCGATTTATGGATCAATAGGAATGCTTAATAGTAAATGGGCATTAATTTATATGTATTTAGGTTTTGGAATATCTTTAGCAGTATTTATGTATCATGGGTTTATTAAAAGTATACCAGTAGAGTTAGAAGAGGCTGCTATGATAGATGGTGCTACAAGATTTCAAACTTTTTGGCAAATTGTATTCCCAATTATGAAGCCTATAACTATGACTATAACTACTTTAGATATGTTATGGATATGGAATGACTTCTTATTACCATCATTAATATTAATAGCTCCAAATGAAAAAACTCTGCAATTGTCAACATACGCTTTCAATGGTACTTATACTTCGGATTACGGTTTATCAATGTCAGCGCTAATGTTATCAATTCTTCCAGTGTTAATAATTTACCTATTCTTGCAAAAGAGTATTATAGGTGGAGTTTTACAGGGATCTATAAAATAA
- a CDS encoding ABC transporter substrate-binding protein — protein MKKTKLLSILTTVVLTVSLLAGCGSKTGDSTSSKESSGKAVKITFLNSKGEIATQLEDAAKAFTKENPNITVDVVQAAAGESPFQKVSSMYASGNAPSLSMLDPNDMGKFSDKFLDLSSEKWVKDASTGSLDAAKTDGKVMGFPLSIEGYGLIYNKAVLDKVSVDPASIKTTKDLEAAFQKIQAAGVAPIVLSPMDWSLGAHFLPMVYTDQSKDAGSADKFTADIKAGKVDLASNALFNGIMTTFDVLKANNIDKASPLAGTYEKAPEYLGTGKAAFWFMGNWAWPQIKEFDQANGQYGFIPVPVSNNADDYGNSQIYAGPAKFIGVDSKNNDADQQAAAKKFLEWMVYSDAGQDFLVNKSSLVPAFSNIKLEITDPLGKSVKQYVENKKAIAPMTTLPGDHWAQLGGSMQKYLDGKSDKAALASDIQNYWKNVK, from the coding sequence ATGAAAAAAACAAAATTATTATCTATTTTAACAACAGTCGTATTAACAGTTTCTTTATTGGCTGGTTGTGGTTCTAAAACAGGAGATTCAACTAGTAGTAAAGAGTCTTCAGGGAAAGCTGTTAAAATAACATTTCTTAACTCAAAAGGAGAAATCGCAACTCAATTAGAAGATGCGGCAAAAGCTTTTACAAAAGAAAATCCTAATATAACAGTAGATGTTGTTCAAGCTGCTGCAGGAGAATCACCATTCCAAAAGGTATCTTCAATGTATGCATCTGGAAATGCACCATCTTTAAGTATGCTTGATCCTAACGATATGGGGAAATTTAGCGATAAGTTCCTAGATCTTTCATCTGAAAAATGGGTTAAAGATGCATCAACAGGATCTTTAGATGCAGCTAAGACAGATGGAAAAGTAATGGGATTCCCACTATCTATTGAAGGATATGGATTAATATACAATAAAGCAGTATTAGACAAAGTTTCAGTTGATCCAGCGTCTATTAAAACTACTAAGGATTTAGAAGCAGCATTCCAAAAAATACAAGCTGCAGGAGTAGCGCCAATTGTACTTTCACCAATGGATTGGTCATTAGGAGCACATTTCTTACCAATGGTATATACGGATCAATCAAAAGATGCTGGATCAGCAGATAAATTTACAGCAGATATAAAAGCTGGAAAAGTTGATTTAGCTAGTAATGCATTATTTAATGGAATAATGACAACTTTTGATGTTTTAAAAGCAAATAATATTGACAAAGCATCACCACTCGCTGGAACTTATGAAAAAGCACCTGAATATTTAGGTACAGGTAAAGCAGCGTTCTGGTTTATGGGCAACTGGGCATGGCCACAAATTAAAGAATTTGATCAAGCTAATGGACAATACGGTTTTATACCAGTTCCAGTAAGTAACAATGCAGATGATTATGGTAATTCACAAATATACGCAGGACCAGCTAAGTTTATCGGAGTAGATAGTAAAAATAATGATGCAGATCAACAAGCAGCAGCAAAAAAATTCTTAGAATGGATGGTATATAGTGATGCAGGTCAAGACTTTTTAGTTAATAAATCTAGTTTAGTTCCTGCTTTCTCAAATATAAAACTAGAAATAACTGATCCTCTTGGAAAATCAGTAAAACAATATGTTGAAAATAAAAAGGCTATAGCACCTATGACAACATTACCAGGAGATCATTGGGCACAACTTGGAGGCTCAATGCAAAAATATCTTGATGGTAAAAGTGATAAAGCAGCTTTAGCTAGCGATATCCAAAATTATTGGAAAAATGTTAAATAA
- a CDS encoding ABC transporter permease — translation MNDAVMNLSVFQLSIAYIFVLLLLVIFKSRGIRREKQILIASTRMTVQLTLMGYVLMFVFDNPSWWLTSLMITIMITFAIYNSVERVKATMSKELKGIIAFSMICGALATAVFFIIVVLQVRPWFNPQYFIPISGMIIGNSMTGIALGANKLCSDIEDKRVEIENSLMLGASPVVATREIVNNAFDSAILPTMNNMLTMGIVSLPGMMTGQILSGTFPLTAIKYQIGIMLAILGSTGLATVLFVTLGYRTFFTKDNRLK, via the coding sequence ATGAATGATGCAGTAATGAATCTTTCAGTTTTCCAACTGTCTATAGCATATATTTTTGTTTTATTGCTTTTAGTTATCTTTAAGTCAAGAGGGATTAGGCGAGAAAAGCAAATATTAATAGCATCTACAAGAATGACGGTGCAGCTTACTTTAATGGGTTATGTATTAATGTTTGTTTTTGATAATCCAAGTTGGTGGCTTACTTCTTTGATGATTACAATTATGATTACATTTGCAATTTATAATTCTGTTGAGAGAGTAAAAGCTACAATGTCAAAGGAGCTTAAAGGAATAATTGCTTTTTCCATGATATGCGGTGCTCTGGCTACAGCTGTATTTTTTATTATTGTAGTCTTGCAGGTAAGACCATGGTTTAATCCACAATATTTTATTCCTATTTCAGGAATGATTATTGGAAATAGTATGACAGGTATTGCACTAGGTGCGAATAAATTATGTAGTGACATTGAGGATAAAAGAGTTGAAATTGAAAATTCTTTGATGCTAGGAGCAAGCCCTGTAGTTGCGACTAGAGAAATTGTTAACAACGCTTTTGATAGTGCTATTTTGCCAACTATGAATAACATGTTAACTATGGGAATTGTATCACTTCCAGGAATGATGACGGGACAAATCCTTTCTGGAACATTTCCACTAACTGCAATTAAATATCAGATTGGTATAATGCTTGCTATTTTAGGTAGTACAGGCTTAGCTACTGTTTTGTTTGTAACCCTTGGATATAGAACATTTTTTACCAAAGATAATAGATTAAAATAA
- a CDS encoding carbon starvation CstA family protein → MNSIFLVIAGILILTIGYRLYGAFIAAKVLVLDETRKVPSEVYNDGKDFVPTNKLVLLGHHFAAIAGAGPLIGPVLAAQFGYLPGALWILIGSVLAGAVHDMVMLFASVRFKGESIAEIAGHCLGKKVGLITSISVTFILIITMAGLGLPIVNSLYNSPWGTFTVGATIPIAFFIGIYLKFIRPGKIGEGTVLGMGLILLAVVFGPKIQGTALGNFLTLDIKQLSVILVIYGFCAAALPVWLLLLPRDYLSTYMKLGVIGALCIGIVILQPKLQMPAITEFVHGGGPIVNGKVFPFLFITIACGALSGFHSLISTGTTPKLIANEKDILPIGYGSMLLEAFISLMALIAACSLPTADYFAINSAPAVFAKMGLSPVDLPWLESLVGETLSGRTGGSVSLAVGMTYVFHNIPGIDKIMSYWYHFCIMFEALFILTTIDSGTRIGRYLMQDLFGTIYKPFKEKNKFNLVFFSALMSVTWGSLLYSGNISTIWPLFGVANQSLAAIAFAIGTSVLLELNKKKYVAITIIPMAFIAITTTVASFENIFNNYIPNGKTALTVLSFIIMAMLAVLLYECIRSWKKNWNKTFSGELDDYIEDSIKDAI, encoded by the coding sequence ATGAATTCTATTTTTTTAGTAATTGCAGGTATATTAATTTTAACGATTGGCTACAGATTGTATGGTGCTTTTATTGCTGCTAAGGTTCTAGTTTTAGATGAAACCCGAAAAGTTCCTTCTGAAGTATACAATGATGGAAAAGATTTTGTACCAACTAACAAATTGGTGTTACTCGGTCACCACTTTGCAGCTATTGCAGGTGCTGGTCCTCTTATTGGTCCAGTTTTAGCTGCTCAATTTGGTTATCTTCCTGGAGCACTTTGGATATTAATAGGCTCTGTATTAGCTGGTGCTGTACATGACATGGTAATGTTATTTGCATCAGTAAGATTCAAGGGTGAATCTATAGCTGAAATTGCAGGCCATTGTTTAGGCAAGAAAGTTGGCTTAATAACTTCAATTTCTGTTACGTTTATACTTATAATTACAATGGCAGGCCTTGGCTTACCTATTGTTAATTCACTTTATAATAGTCCTTGGGGAACTTTCACAGTAGGTGCCACTATTCCAATAGCATTTTTTATAGGTATTTATTTAAAATTTATTAGACCTGGTAAAATTGGTGAAGGAACTGTACTAGGAATGGGGTTAATATTACTTGCAGTTGTATTCGGTCCTAAAATTCAAGGCACAGCACTTGGAAATTTCTTAACTCTTGACATAAAGCAATTATCTGTAATCTTAGTTATATACGGTTTTTGTGCTGCTGCATTACCTGTTTGGTTATTATTATTACCTCGTGATTATTTAAGTACTTATATGAAACTTGGTGTAATTGGTGCTTTATGTATTGGTATAGTAATACTTCAACCAAAATTACAAATGCCAGCAATAACAGAATTTGTTCATGGTGGTGGACCAATTGTTAATGGTAAAGTATTTCCATTCTTATTTATAACAATAGCTTGTGGTGCATTATCTGGCTTTCACTCATTAATAAGCACTGGTACTACACCAAAGTTAATAGCAAATGAAAAAGATATTTTACCAATAGGCTATGGCTCTATGTTACTTGAAGCATTTATATCTTTAATGGCACTAATCGCAGCTTGTTCATTACCTACAGCAGATTATTTTGCAATTAATTCTGCACCAGCAGTTTTTGCTAAAATGGGCTTGTCCCCAGTAGATTTACCATGGCTTGAATCACTTGTTGGTGAAACATTATCTGGTAGAACTGGTGGTTCAGTTTCATTAGCTGTTGGTATGACATATGTATTCCATAACATTCCTGGTATAGATAAAATAATGTCTTACTGGTATCACTTCTGTATAATGTTTGAAGCTCTATTCATATTAACAACTATAGATTCTGGCACAAGAATTGGAAGATATTTAATGCAAGATCTTTTTGGAACAATATATAAACCTTTTAAAGAAAAAAACAAATTTAATCTTGTATTCTTTAGTGCTTTAATGTCAGTTACTTGGGGATCATTACTTTATAGTGGTAACATTTCAACAATTTGGCCACTATTTGGTGTAGCTAATCAATCCTTAGCAGCTATAGCATTTGCAATTGGTACATCAGTTCTTCTAGAATTGAATAAAAAGAAATATGTTGCTATAACAATAATACCTATGGCATTCATTGCAATAACTACAACTGTTGCTTCATTTGAAAATATATTTAATAATTATATCCCAAATGGGAAAACTGCTTTAACTGTATTGTCCTTTATTATAATGGCTATGTTAGCTGTACTATTATATGAATGTATTAGATCTTGGAAAAAGAATTGGAATAAAACTTTTAGTGGTGAACTAGATGATTACATTGAAGATTCCATTAAAGATGCTATATAA